One Citricoccus sp. K5 DNA window includes the following coding sequences:
- the pcp gene encoding pyroglutamyl-peptidase I, giving the protein MTGPAPAIAAHHGTGLAPLLLTGFEPFAGDGHNPSWPAAQEAARRLRDRGVEAVAVRLPCSFAGSTEALERALAEHRPGTVIACGLAGGRTRVAVERVAVNLQDARIPDNAGAQPAGRAVDDAGPAAYFSTLPVKRIVAALREAEIPAELSLSAGSFVCNHLFYTLMARAETSSVRTAGFIHVPWDENAPRRTARAGARADDRARPEPWPTLPGTRLAEALMIAALEAARPESDLDEPEGSLY; this is encoded by the coding sequence ATGACCGGTCCAGCCCCCGCCATCGCAGCCCACCACGGCACAGGGCTCGCGCCCCTTCTGCTCACCGGCTTCGAGCCCTTCGCGGGGGATGGGCACAACCCCTCGTGGCCCGCGGCGCAGGAGGCGGCCCGTCGCCTCCGGGACCGCGGCGTCGAAGCGGTCGCCGTGAGGCTGCCCTGTTCCTTCGCCGGATCCACCGAGGCCCTGGAGCGGGCACTGGCCGAGCACCGCCCCGGGACCGTCATCGCCTGCGGCCTGGCTGGCGGCCGGACGCGGGTGGCCGTGGAGAGGGTGGCCGTCAACCTTCAGGATGCCCGCATCCCGGACAACGCCGGGGCCCAGCCGGCAGGGCGGGCCGTGGACGACGCCGGCCCCGCCGCCTATTTCTCCACCCTGCCGGTCAAGCGCATCGTCGCCGCGCTGCGCGAGGCTGAGATCCCGGCAGAGCTGTCCCTGAGCGCGGGCAGCTTCGTCTGCAACCACCTCTTCTACACACTGATGGCCCGGGCTGAAACCAGTTCAGTGCGAACCGCCGGGTTCATCCACGTGCCATGGGACGAGAACGCGCCGCGAAGAACAGCACGGGCGGGAGCCCGCGCCGATGACAGGGCCCGTCCGGAACCATGGCCGACCCTGCCGGGCACCCGGCTGGCCGAGGCGCTCATGATCGCCGCGCTGGAAGCGGCCCGGCCGGAGTCGGACCTCGATGAGCCAGAAGGCTCGCTGTACTGA
- a CDS encoding MFS transporter, protein MPNTADDPPSTSPSTPSPASPSSSSASSSASRSDPPGRRAILPGILALALGGFAIGTTEFAIMGLLPEAVADLGVDLPAGGILISAYALGVVIGAPLLAAGMARIDRRASALWLMALFVIGHAASLFAPDFTTMLVARFISGLPHGAYFSAAALAAAHLAGPARRGQAIAWVMAGLSVANLIGVPLATWLGQNSGWRWMFIVTGLFGAATLAAVAWLVPRVPAPAGASVRSELTALRSPALWRAIVVGIIGFAGMFALYTYIAPVFTDVGGMPPQLVPVIMGLYGVGMVVGTLVGGTLSDRSARRTLQGMLAIVAVALACFSLTAEWWILSLVPLLAAAMAASALVPSLQVLLVDAAPQAPQLSGALNHSALNLANAMGAWVGAGVIQAGLGLQVPAGAGAALAVVGFLLSVVLLRSRNT, encoded by the coding sequence GTGCCGAACACTGCCGACGACCCACCCTCCACCTCACCATCCACGCCATCTCCCGCCTCGCCTTCCTCGTCATCTGCCTCATCGTCCGCTTCGCGCTCCGACCCGCCTGGCCGTCGCGCCATCCTGCCGGGCATCCTCGCGCTGGCCCTCGGCGGCTTCGCGATCGGCACCACCGAGTTCGCCATCATGGGCCTGCTCCCCGAGGCGGTCGCAGACCTGGGCGTCGACCTGCCCGCCGGCGGCATCCTCATCTCCGCTTATGCCCTCGGCGTGGTCATCGGGGCACCGCTGCTGGCCGCCGGCATGGCCCGGATCGACCGGCGTGCCTCCGCCCTGTGGCTGATGGCACTGTTCGTCATCGGCCACGCTGCCAGCCTGTTCGCCCCGGACTTCACCACCATGCTCGTGGCCCGGTTCATCTCCGGCCTGCCCCACGGCGCGTACTTCTCGGCTGCTGCCCTGGCGGCCGCCCACTTGGCCGGACCGGCCCGTCGCGGTCAGGCCATCGCCTGGGTCATGGCGGGATTGTCCGTCGCGAACCTCATCGGGGTCCCGTTGGCCACCTGGTTGGGCCAGAACTCCGGATGGCGGTGGATGTTCATCGTCACGGGCCTCTTCGGCGCCGCCACCCTGGCCGCCGTGGCCTGGCTGGTCCCCCGCGTCCCGGCTCCGGCCGGCGCCTCCGTGCGCAGTGAACTCACGGCCCTGAGATCTCCGGCGCTCTGGAGGGCGATCGTGGTCGGCATCATTGGCTTCGCGGGCATGTTCGCCCTCTACACCTACATCGCTCCCGTCTTCACGGACGTCGGTGGAATGCCCCCGCAGCTGGTGCCGGTCATCATGGGCCTCTACGGCGTCGGCATGGTGGTCGGCACCCTGGTCGGCGGCACCCTGTCCGACCGCTCGGCACGGCGGACCCTGCAGGGGATGCTCGCCATCGTGGCAGTGGCGCTGGCCTGCTTCAGCCTCACCGCTGAATGGTGGATCCTCTCGCTGGTGCCACTGCTGGCCGCCGCCATGGCCGCCTCGGCTCTGGTCCCGTCCCTGCAGGTCCTGCTCGTCGACGCCGCGCCGCAGGCACCCCAATTGTCCGGGGCACTCAACCATTCGGCCCTCAATCTCGCCAATGCCATGGGTGCCTGGGTGGGTGCCGGCGTGATCCAGGCCGGTCTCGGCCTGCAGGTGCCGGCAGGCGCCGGAGCGGCCTTGGCCGTCGTCGGATTCCTGCTCTCCGTGGTCCTGCTCCGGTCCCGCAACACCTGA
- the pheT gene encoding phenylalanine--tRNA ligase subunit beta — MRIPLSWLREYVPVPADATAEDVMADLVRVGFEEEDVHRPLDELSGPLVVGEVLEMVPEPQKNGKTINWCQVRVVPEGQEQTLSGEGIDPSGVQGIVCGAHNFQVGDKVVVTLPGSVLPGDFRITPRQTYGHLSAGMIASARELGLGEDHDGIIVLSSLGFSPENGNDPEPGTDVYDLLHLRDEAAEINVTADRSYAFSVRGVVREYAHATGLPFTDPASLVTAPEPNGQGHPVRLEDERPIYGVPGCDRFVTRTVTGIDPSRPTPPWMAQRLRLAGMRSISLSVDISNYVMWELGQPLHFYDAAKLQGPIVVRRAAEGETLTTLDGKSRTLSAEDLLITDDRGPIGLAGVMGGGETEVSDSTTTIVIESAHFDPVSMGRTRRRHRLPSEASKRNERGVDWEIADEAAERAVQLLVQLAGGTADAGITEVGTRPEPNVIELPASYPGARMGIEYTEEQIETTLRDLGATVERGTEPDAGRPDAGPSGTVFTVTAPTWRHDLEIRDDLVEEIARLIGYDQIPSTLPVAPPGRGLTREQAARRRVVQGLADAGLTEVLAYPFVSEAQNRFFGSATEDTGAAQRMVHLANPISAEFGYLRTSLLPGLLDIARRNHSRGFRDLALYESGLVFLPGEQLGSATIPPLGARPADEVLADLEAGIPDQPRHLAAVLTGHDSAPGTGHQPRTYDWQDALGAALDAAAILGVDLQVAQGSHQAFHPGRTAVLRLAGSVDSAGALIGVAGELLPSWLEDTDLPARTVAMELDLDALIAAAADVVVARPMSTFPLTSQDVALVVADDVVAGDVLETLREGAGELLEDVRLFDVYSGQGVEDGHQSLAFSLRFRAPDRTLTADEASAARTAATELAARRHGAVQR, encoded by the coding sequence GTGCGCATCCCGCTGTCATGGCTACGTGAATATGTCCCGGTCCCGGCGGACGCGACCGCCGAGGACGTCATGGCCGACCTGGTGAGGGTCGGCTTCGAGGAGGAGGACGTCCACCGTCCCCTGGACGAGCTCTCCGGCCCCCTCGTGGTCGGCGAGGTCCTGGAGATGGTCCCCGAGCCGCAGAAGAACGGCAAGACCATCAACTGGTGCCAGGTCCGCGTGGTGCCCGAGGGCCAGGAACAGACTCTCTCCGGCGAGGGCATCGACCCGTCCGGAGTGCAGGGCATCGTCTGCGGCGCCCACAACTTCCAGGTGGGGGACAAGGTCGTCGTCACCCTGCCCGGCTCCGTGCTCCCCGGTGACTTCCGCATCACGCCGCGTCAGACCTATGGCCACCTTTCCGCCGGGATGATCGCCTCGGCGCGCGAGCTGGGCCTGGGTGAGGACCACGACGGCATCATCGTGCTGTCCTCCCTCGGCTTCTCGCCCGAGAACGGCAATGACCCGGAGCCCGGCACGGACGTGTACGACCTCCTGCACCTGCGGGACGAGGCCGCCGAGATCAACGTGACCGCGGACCGCAGCTACGCCTTCTCCGTCCGTGGCGTGGTCCGTGAGTACGCGCACGCCACCGGGCTGCCCTTCACCGATCCGGCTTCCCTGGTCACGGCTCCCGAGCCGAACGGCCAGGGGCACCCGGTGCGTCTGGAGGACGAGCGTCCCATCTACGGCGTCCCCGGCTGCGACCGCTTCGTGACACGCACCGTCACCGGCATCGACCCGAGCCGTCCCACCCCGCCGTGGATGGCCCAGCGTCTGCGCCTGGCCGGCATGCGGTCCATCTCCCTGTCCGTGGACATCTCCAACTACGTCATGTGGGAACTCGGTCAGCCGCTGCACTTCTATGACGCGGCGAAGCTGCAGGGCCCGATCGTGGTCCGCCGCGCCGCCGAGGGCGAGACGCTGACCACCCTGGACGGCAAGTCGCGGACGCTCTCCGCCGAGGACCTGCTCATCACCGACGACCGTGGACCGATCGGCCTGGCCGGCGTCATGGGCGGCGGCGAGACCGAGGTGTCCGATTCCACCACCACGATCGTCATCGAGTCCGCGCACTTCGACCCCGTGTCCATGGGCCGCACCCGCCGCCGCCACCGCCTGCCCTCCGAGGCCTCCAAGCGCAACGAGCGCGGCGTGGACTGGGAGATCGCGGACGAGGCGGCCGAACGCGCCGTCCAGCTGCTCGTCCAGCTGGCCGGCGGCACCGCTGACGCGGGGATCACCGAAGTGGGCACCCGTCCGGAGCCGAACGTCATCGAGCTGCCGGCTTCCTACCCGGGGGCCCGCATGGGCATCGAGTACACCGAGGAACAGATAGAGACGACCCTGCGGGACCTGGGCGCTACGGTCGAGCGCGGCACGGAACCGGACGCGGGACGTCCCGACGCCGGCCCGTCCGGGACGGTCTTCACGGTCACCGCCCCGACCTGGCGCCACGATCTGGAGATCCGGGATGACCTGGTCGAGGAGATCGCGCGTCTGATCGGGTACGACCAGATCCCGTCCACCCTCCCGGTGGCCCCTCCGGGGCGCGGGCTGACCCGGGAACAGGCAGCCCGGCGCCGGGTGGTCCAGGGCCTGGCCGACGCAGGCCTGACCGAGGTGCTGGCCTACCCCTTCGTGTCCGAGGCGCAGAACCGCTTCTTCGGCTCCGCCACCGAGGACACGGGCGCCGCGCAGAGGATGGTGCACCTGGCCAACCCGATCTCCGCCGAGTTCGGGTACTTGCGCACCTCCCTGTTGCCCGGGCTGCTGGACATCGCCCGCCGCAATCACTCCCGTGGATTCCGGGATCTGGCCCTCTATGAGTCGGGTCTGGTCTTCCTGCCCGGTGAGCAGTTGGGCTCGGCCACGATCCCGCCGCTGGGCGCCCGCCCCGCGGACGAGGTGCTGGCGGACCTGGAGGCCGGCATCCCGGACCAGCCGCGGCACCTGGCCGCCGTCCTCACCGGACACGACTCCGCACCCGGCACCGGCCACCAGCCCCGTACGTACGACTGGCAGGACGCCCTCGGTGCCGCCCTGGACGCAGCGGCGATCCTCGGCGTAGACCTGCAGGTCGCCCAGGGATCCCATCAGGCCTTCCACCCGGGCCGCACCGCCGTGCTGCGGTTGGCCGGTTCTGTTGATTCCGCCGGCGCCCTCATCGGGGTTGCCGGAGAGCTGCTGCCGTCCTGGCTCGAGGACACCGACCTGCCCGCCCGCACCGTGGCCATGGAGCTCGACCTGGACGCCTTGATCGCCGCAGCAGCCGACGTGGTGGTGGCCCGGCCGATGTCCACCTTCCCACTCACCAGCCAGGACGTGGCCCTCGTGGTCGCGGACGACGTGGTGGCGGGAGATGTCCTGGAGACCCTGCGCGAGGGGGCGGGGGAGCTGCTCGAGGACGTCAGGCTCTTCGACGTCTACTCCGGGCAGGGTGTGGAGGACGGTCACCAGTCGCTGGCCTTCTCGCTGCGCTTCCGTGCCCCGGACCGGACCCTGACCGCGGACGAGGCCTCCGCGGCCCGAACGGCCGCCACCGAACTGGCCGCCCGTCGCCACGGAGCCGTGCAGCGCTAG
- a CDS encoding GlsB/YeaQ/YmgE family stress response membrane protein, producing the protein MSIISWIIMGLVAGAIARLILPGKQGGGWFGALITGIIGAVLGGWIGGALFNLDLNEGFFDFWTWVFAIIGGVIVAFIWQAITGRRDRTTA; encoded by the coding sequence ATGAGCATCATCAGCTGGATCATCATGGGCCTCGTAGCAGGTGCCATCGCCCGGCTCATCCTTCCGGGCAAGCAGGGAGGTGGCTGGTTCGGTGCCCTGATCACCGGCATCATCGGCGCCGTCTTGGGTGGCTGGATCGGCGGCGCCCTGTTCAACCTCGACCTCAACGAAGGCTTCTTCGACTTCTGGACCTGGGTCTTTGCCATCATCGGTGGCGTCATCGTTGCGTTCATCTGGCAGGCCATCACCGGCCGGCGAGACCGCACGACGGCCTGA
- a CDS encoding CynX/NimT family MFS transporter yields the protein MGDTSRRPPVTSPILPWIIVGIVVLALNLRSPIIAPTAILGEIQAGTGLNAAGAGLLTGLPILLFALATPLATRTIGRLGAESTVFACLAGVLAGTVLRSAGPAWMVLAGTVVIGLSLTLGNIVVPVIIRREVPWDRVSLATGLYSAGMNLGAMATLLGTGPLAAAVGWRWALALWGVLAVVGMAYWLALVRRRLRDAATEQPDAPETGPASGEVAPSDRSTAGDRTTPQFRRVMWLLVITFSGQSAGYFTTTTWLPTILMETQGLDTAGSGAIASLFQVAAIVGALGVPMMAARSRPWVPMAVVAVLWLSLPIGLLLAPDAYVLWALTGGVAQGGGFTAIFSIIARMARNDSEAASGSAFVQTGGYLAATIAPPFAGWLHTATEGWTAPILLVLAATLAFTIAGLLAVQAAGRSPGPRQAGADPA from the coding sequence TTGGGAGACACCTCGCGCCGCCCTCCTGTCACCAGCCCGATCCTGCCGTGGATCATCGTCGGTATTGTCGTGTTGGCCCTCAATCTCCGGTCACCGATCATCGCGCCCACCGCGATCCTCGGGGAGATTCAGGCCGGGACCGGCCTGAACGCCGCCGGGGCCGGCCTGCTGACCGGGCTGCCGATCCTGCTCTTCGCCCTGGCAACGCCCTTGGCCACCCGGACCATCGGACGCCTCGGTGCCGAGTCCACGGTGTTCGCCTGCCTGGCGGGAGTGCTGGCCGGCACCGTGCTGCGGTCTGCCGGCCCGGCATGGATGGTCCTGGCCGGCACCGTGGTGATCGGCCTGTCCCTGACGTTGGGGAACATCGTGGTGCCCGTCATCATCCGCCGCGAGGTGCCCTGGGACCGGGTGTCTCTCGCCACCGGGCTGTACTCGGCGGGAATGAACCTCGGCGCGATGGCCACCCTGCTCGGGACCGGCCCGCTGGCCGCCGCCGTGGGGTGGCGCTGGGCCCTCGCGCTGTGGGGAGTGCTCGCCGTCGTCGGGATGGCCTATTGGCTGGCACTGGTCCGGCGGCGGCTGCGGGATGCCGCCACCGAGCAGCCCGACGCCCCCGAGACCGGTCCGGCATCCGGGGAGGTGGCTCCGAGCGACCGGAGCACCGCCGGTGACCGGACCACACCGCAGTTCCGCCGTGTCATGTGGTTGCTGGTCATCACCTTCAGCGGCCAGTCAGCCGGCTACTTCACGACCACGACCTGGTTGCCTACGATCCTCATGGAGACCCAGGGTCTGGACACGGCGGGGTCCGGTGCCATCGCGTCCCTGTTCCAGGTCGCCGCCATCGTGGGAGCCCTCGGAGTTCCGATGATGGCAGCCCGTTCCAGGCCCTGGGTTCCCATGGCCGTGGTCGCGGTGCTGTGGCTGTCCCTGCCCATCGGCCTGCTGCTGGCGCCCGATGCCTACGTACTGTGGGCACTCACCGGTGGCGTGGCGCAGGGGGGCGGCTTCACAGCCATCTTCTCGATCATCGCCCGAATGGCCCGCAACGATTCAGAGGCAGCCTCCGGATCGGCCTTCGTCCAGACCGGCGGCTACCTGGCCGCCACGATCGCCCCGCCGTTCGCCGGCTGGCTCCACACCGCCACCGAAGGCTGGACGGCACCGATTCTGCTGGTCCTCGCCGCCACGCTGGCCTTCACCATCGCCGGACTCCTGGCCGTCCAGGCAGCGGGGCGTTCACCCGGCCCTCGACAGGCAGGAGCGGACCCGGCCTAG
- a CDS encoding Rv2578c family radical SAM protein: MRWEAQTLQAGDGNEQGDGGTPAAPAALLPLSGLQRSITTPEFADTTFHEVVAKSALNKVPDSSPMPFRWTVNPYRGCTHACRYCYARNTHEYLDFNAGADFDQQIVVKVNTPEILRRELARPSWNRELVALGTNTDPYQRAEGRYRLMPGIITALADAGTPFSILTKGTLLGRDLDLLASASRQVPVQVSVSLAMLDAGLAHRVEPGTPTPAARLKLIERLSSAGAQVTVMAMPLLPWLTDSDRQLEDLMTALAGAGAQSVLAGALHLRPGARQWYLQWIEEDHPDLLDGYRQLYGRSSYAPASYRKALGRRASAAARRHGLHHEGAHRITRPDGDGPSPAAHRPGADDHRPPTGTTVPAQPVPAPQLALF, translated from the coding sequence ATGCGATGGGAAGCGCAGACTCTGCAGGCCGGCGACGGGAACGAGCAGGGCGACGGCGGCACTCCAGCCGCACCGGCCGCTCTGCTCCCGCTCTCCGGTCTGCAGCGTTCCATCACCACGCCGGAGTTCGCGGACACCACCTTCCACGAGGTCGTGGCCAAGTCGGCCCTGAACAAGGTCCCGGACTCCTCCCCCATGCCCTTCCGCTGGACCGTCAATCCCTACCGGGGCTGCACCCATGCATGCCGGTACTGCTACGCGCGCAACACCCACGAGTATCTGGACTTCAACGCGGGCGCCGATTTCGATCAGCAGATCGTCGTCAAGGTGAACACCCCCGAGATCCTCCGGCGGGAGTTGGCACGCCCCAGCTGGAATCGCGAGCTGGTGGCCTTGGGCACCAACACGGACCCCTATCAGCGGGCCGAGGGCCGGTACCGGCTCATGCCCGGCATCATCACGGCCCTGGCGGATGCGGGCACCCCCTTCTCCATCCTGACCAAGGGCACCCTCCTGGGGCGGGACCTGGACCTGCTGGCCTCGGCCTCTCGCCAGGTGCCGGTACAGGTCTCCGTCTCCCTGGCCATGCTGGACGCGGGCCTCGCCCACCGGGTCGAGCCGGGCACCCCCACCCCGGCTGCACGGCTCAAGCTCATCGAGAGGCTGTCCTCGGCCGGCGCCCAGGTCACGGTCATGGCCATGCCCCTGCTGCCCTGGCTCACAGATTCCGACCGCCAGCTGGAGGACCTCATGACCGCGCTGGCCGGTGCCGGCGCCCAGTCCGTCCTGGCCGGGGCCCTGCACCTGCGGCCCGGGGCTCGGCAGTGGTATCTGCAGTGGATCGAGGAGGACCACCCGGACCTGCTGGACGGATACCGCCAGCTCTACGGCCGCAGCTCTTATGCGCCCGCCTCCTACCGCAAGGCACTCGGACGCCGAGCCTCCGCCGCAGCCCGGCGTCACGGCCTGCACCACGAGGGGGCCCACCGCATCACCCGCCCGGACGGGGACGGACCGAGCCCGGCGGCCCATCGCCCCGGAGCGGATGACCACCGGCCCCCGACCGGGACCACGGTCCCTGCCCAGCCGGTTCCCGCCCCGCAACTCGCGCTGTTCTAG
- the pheS gene encoding phenylalanine--tRNA ligase subunit alpha, which yields MTETPQSDPNGPEISPADETAVHAAVERALAAFAAAADLDELKAARLAHTGEKAPLTLANRGIGKLVKDQKAVAGKLMGGARKSMERALAARTEVLEAEHAARMLVEETVDVTTAVRRRRVGARHPLSVLQERVSDIFIGMGWEIAEGPELESEWYNFDALNFKPDHPAREMQDTFFVDPAESHLLLRTQTSPVQMRAMLERGVPVYVLSPGRTFRTDELDATHTPVFHQFEGLAVDRGLTMADLRGTLEYFARQMFGPEATIRLRSNFFPFTEPSAEMDIWHPGAKGGPQWIEWGGCGMVHPNVLRAAGLDPEVYSGFAFGMGVERTLMFRNEVLDMRDMIEGDVRFSQHFGMEI from the coding sequence ATGACGGAAACCCCCCAGTCGGACCCCAACGGGCCGGAGATCTCCCCGGCCGACGAGACCGCGGTGCACGCCGCCGTCGAGCGGGCCCTGGCGGCCTTTGCCGCCGCCGCCGACCTCGATGAACTCAAGGCGGCACGTCTGGCCCACACGGGGGAGAAGGCGCCGCTGACGCTGGCGAACCGGGGGATCGGCAAGCTGGTCAAGGACCAGAAGGCCGTGGCCGGCAAGCTCATGGGCGGGGCCCGCAAGTCCATGGAACGGGCGCTCGCTGCCCGCACCGAGGTCCTCGAGGCCGAGCACGCCGCCCGCATGCTCGTCGAGGAGACCGTGGACGTCACCACGGCCGTGCGCCGCCGGCGTGTGGGTGCCCGCCACCCGCTCTCCGTGCTGCAGGAGCGCGTCTCGGACATCTTCATCGGCATGGGCTGGGAGATCGCCGAGGGACCCGAGCTCGAGTCGGAGTGGTACAACTTCGATGCGCTGAACTTCAAGCCGGACCACCCGGCGCGCGAGATGCAGGACACCTTCTTCGTGGACCCGGCCGAGTCACACCTCCTGCTGCGGACGCAGACCTCGCCCGTGCAGATGCGCGCCATGCTCGAGCGTGGCGTCCCCGTGTACGTGCTCTCGCCCGGCCGCACCTTCCGCACGGATGAGCTGGACGCCACCCACACCCCGGTCTTCCACCAGTTCGAGGGTCTGGCGGTTGACAGGGGACTGACCATGGCGGACCTGCGCGGCACCCTGGAGTACTTCGCCCGCCAGATGTTCGGCCCCGAGGCCACGATCCGGCTGCGCTCCAACTTCTTCCCCTTCACCGAGCCCAGCGCGGAGATGGACATCTGGCACCCCGGCGCCAAGGGCGGTCCGCAGTGGATCGAATGGGGCGGCTGCGGCATGGTGCACCCGAATGTGCTGCGTGCCGCCGGACTGGACCCGGAGGTCTACTCCGGGTTCGCCTTCGGCATGGGCGTGGAACGCACCCTGATGTTCCGCAATGAGGTCCTCGACATGCGAGACATGATCGAGGGCGACGTCCGCTTCTCCCAGCACTTCGGAATGGAGATCTGA
- a CDS encoding LLM class flavin-dependent oxidoreductase encodes MSVPLSILDLVSISEGSTARNGIAASMDSARTADQLGFHRIWFAEHHNTPNLASSATALLISQAASVTERIRLGSGGVMLPNHAPLMVAEQYGTLANIHGDRIDLGLGRAPGTDMMTAQALSRSSAEPQAFAQSIYDLQGWFSETGTAHSVPIMSAVSAGTEVPIWVLGSTVNGASIAGQLGLPFSLASHFAPDQLDQAIQVYRDSFTADAPTAQINEPYVMAGINVMVAPTDQEAAREHTVIEQMFLDIQRGQRRKLQPPVDPDTLAGPGGEENPMLRIKAVGAPSMVKAQLEEFVERTGADELITVTYAFDPAVRDRSLELLAETWL; translated from the coding sequence TTGTCTGTGCCCCTGAGCATTCTTGATCTGGTCTCCATTTCAGAGGGGTCCACTGCCCGGAACGGCATCGCCGCCTCGATGGATTCGGCCCGCACCGCTGATCAGCTGGGCTTTCACCGGATCTGGTTCGCGGAGCACCACAACACTCCCAATCTGGCGTCCAGCGCCACCGCACTGCTGATTTCCCAGGCCGCCTCGGTCACCGAACGGATTCGGCTGGGCTCCGGCGGAGTCATGCTGCCCAACCATGCCCCGCTGATGGTGGCCGAACAGTATGGGACCCTGGCCAACATCCACGGGGACCGGATCGACCTGGGCCTGGGGCGTGCTCCGGGAACGGACATGATGACCGCCCAGGCCTTGAGCCGTTCCTCGGCCGAGCCGCAGGCCTTCGCCCAGAGCATCTACGATCTGCAGGGCTGGTTCAGCGAGACCGGGACCGCCCACAGCGTGCCCATCATGTCCGCCGTGTCCGCGGGGACCGAGGTGCCCATCTGGGTCCTCGGATCGACCGTCAACGGGGCGTCCATCGCCGGCCAGCTGGGTCTGCCGTTCTCCCTGGCCTCGCACTTCGCCCCCGACCAGCTCGATCAGGCCATCCAGGTGTACCGGGACTCCTTCACGGCCGATGCACCCACCGCTCAGATCAACGAGCCCTACGTCATGGCGGGCATCAACGTGATGGTGGCCCCCACCGACCAGGAGGCAGCACGTGAACACACGGTGATCGAGCAGATGTTCCTCGACATCCAGCGCGGGCAGCGCCGCAAGCTCCAGCCGCCCGTGGACCCGGACACCCTTGCCGGTCCTGGTGGTGAGGAGAACCCGATGCTGCGGATCAAGGCCGTTGGCGCCCCCTCGATGGTGAAGGCCCAGCTGGAGGAATTCGTGGAGCGTACCGGCGCCGATGAGCTCATCACCGTCACCTACGCCTTTGACCCTGCCGTGCGGGACCGCTCCCTGGAACTGCTGGCCGAAACCTGGCTCTGA
- a CDS encoding (deoxy)nucleoside triphosphate pyrophosphohydrolase: MTPETPAVPFQVTDPDAESRPVSRTPRPVVGAAVMDQEMAPTVLLAARRSAPEALAGLWEFPGGKVEPGEDARAALVREVREELGVHIRLDREVTADHPEGWLLGNGARMRVFTAVIIEGDPQPLEDHDLLEWRALDRAALQELDWIPADRPIVDALVELVRPQG, translated from the coding sequence ATCACCCCGGAGACCCCGGCCGTGCCCTTCCAGGTGACGGATCCGGATGCGGAGTCCCGTCCCGTCTCCCGAACGCCCCGGCCGGTCGTGGGAGCTGCCGTCATGGATCAGGAGATGGCCCCGACGGTGCTGCTGGCCGCCCGGCGAAGCGCACCGGAGGCCCTGGCGGGTCTGTGGGAGTTCCCGGGCGGCAAGGTGGAGCCGGGGGAGGACGCCCGCGCCGCGCTGGTCCGGGAGGTGCGCGAAGAGCTCGGGGTCCACATCCGGCTGGACCGCGAGGTGACCGCCGACCATCCGGAGGGTTGGCTGCTGGGCAACGGGGCCAGGATGCGGGTGTTCACCGCGGTGATCATCGAGGGCGACCCCCAGCCGCTGGAGGACCACGACCTGCTCGAGTGGCGTGCCCTCGACCGGGCTGCGCTGCAGGAATTGGACTGGATTCCGGCGGACCGGCCCATCGTGGATGCGCTGGTGGAGCTCGTGCGCCCCCAGGGCTGA
- a CDS encoding iron chaperone gives MSTESKPSTVDEYIDSAPEQLRGRLEELRALTRSATPEVTEALKWGTPAFLHPSGTILFIVSGHQRHSNVVFTPSIREAFDDELSDVETGKGSVKISHGDPLPRELLTRMMQARWREFEEHGVTWM, from the coding sequence ATGAGCACCGAGTCCAAGCCGAGCACCGTCGACGAGTACATCGATTCCGCCCCCGAACAGCTGCGGGGCAGACTTGAGGAGTTGCGGGCGTTGACCCGGTCCGCGACGCCCGAGGTCACCGAGGCACTGAAATGGGGCACCCCGGCCTTCCTGCACCCGAGCGGGACGATCCTGTTCATCGTCAGCGGTCATCAGCGCCACTCCAACGTGGTCTTCACCCCCAGCATCCGCGAGGCCTTCGACGATGAGCTCTCCGATGTCGAGACCGGCAAGGGATCCGTGAAGATCTCCCACGGCGATCCCTTGCCCCGCGAGCTCCTGACACGGATGATGCAGGCCCGCTGGCGCGAGTTCGAGGAACACGGCGTCACCTGGATGTAG